The proteins below are encoded in one region of Candidatus Profftella armatura (Diaphorina cf. continua):
- a CDS encoding phosphopantetheine-binding protein gives MTKNDIFNIIKKNILDTLPKISPNIISYKKKLIDLGANSVDRIEIIIMSMKDLNIKIPLLNFSKVSTIEDLINVLISYVL, from the coding sequence ATGACAAAAAATGATATTTTTAATATTATTAAAAAAAATATTTTAGACACTTTACCTAAAATATCACCAAATATAATTTCATATAAAAAGAAATTAATTGATTTAGGCGCAAATTCTGTAGATAGAATTGAAATTATTATCATGTCCATGAAAGATTTAAACATAAAAATTCCATTACTTAATTTTTCTAAAGTATCTACAATTGAAGATTTAATAAATGTATTAATATCTTATGTTTTATAA